The following proteins come from a genomic window of Halorubrum lacusprofundi ATCC 49239:
- a CDS encoding ABC transporter ATP-binding protein: MVAIETHDLTKQYGTVLAVDDLSLSIPEGVVYGVLGPNGAGKTTMMRMLTTLTKPTSGSARVMGDPITDRLALVEHIGYLPEEPPLFDELSGHEQLDYIRGLRDLPLEPTQERIESLVDALDLEDYIDRRIATYSKGTRQKLAFVQILLHGPDVLFLDEPTEGLDPRAARTLRTMIDDLADEGTTIILSSHILPIVEEHADIVGVISNGQLVAEGAPSELQRRAETGKKRSLEDVFLEVTQELPDATQGPEDESGNHDE, encoded by the coding sequence ATGGTTGCAATCGAAACTCACGACCTGACGAAACAATACGGAACTGTCCTCGCCGTCGACGACCTCTCGCTGTCCATTCCGGAAGGTGTCGTCTACGGTGTGCTTGGCCCGAACGGTGCCGGCAAAACGACCATGATGCGGATGTTGACCACGCTCACGAAACCAACCAGTGGTTCCGCGAGGGTGATGGGCGATCCCATCACGGATCGTCTCGCCCTCGTCGAACATATCGGTTACCTTCCCGAAGAACCACCCCTGTTCGATGAACTCTCCGGACACGAGCAGTTGGACTATATCCGCGGCCTGCGTGATCTCCCGCTGGAGCCAACGCAAGAGCGCATTGAGAGCCTCGTCGACGCACTTGACCTCGAGGATTACATCGACCGCCGTATTGCTACATACTCGAAGGGGACCCGTCAGAAACTCGCCTTCGTCCAGATCCTGTTACACGGCCCCGACGTGCTTTTTCTCGATGAACCGACAGAGGGCCTCGATCCACGAGCGGCCCGCACCCTCCGAACCATGATCGACGATCTCGCCGACGAGGGAACAACGATCATCCTGTCGTCACACATCCTGCCGATCGTCGAAGAACACGCTGATATCGTCGGTGTCATCTCGAATGGCCAACTCGTCGCCGAAGGAGCGCCTTCCGAGCTTCAGCGCCGCGCCGAAACCGGAAAAAAACGCTCGCTCGAGGACGTCTTCCTCGAGGTAACGCAGGAACTCCCAGACGCGACGCAGGGGCCCGAAGACGAATCGGGAAACCACGATGAGTGA
- a CDS encoding helix-turn-helix domain-containing protein encodes MDQPDPAELEALIADRSGFLRLLTAAPRSKRELTELLDCSRSTIDRVLRSLADAYLVEYRDGEWHATAAGVCAYRKHDEYASFLSDLADAAPILAALPTETSIDDAFLEGSTAHIAEENVPDAVLDPMLQSVREASLVRGFAPKALIGSAMDFYDAAVR; translated from the coding sequence ATGGACCAACCCGATCCTGCCGAGTTGGAAGCGCTAATCGCAGACCGGTCGGGATTTCTGCGTCTCCTCACCGCAGCCCCACGTTCAAAACGTGAGCTTACCGAACTGTTGGACTGTTCGCGCTCGACGATTGATCGAGTACTGCGCTCGCTCGCTGACGCATACCTCGTTGAGTATCGAGACGGGGAATGGCACGCAACCGCGGCCGGGGTGTGTGCATATCGCAAACACGACGAGTACGCATCGTTTCTCAGTGATCTCGCCGACGCAGCGCCAATTCTCGCTGCGCTGCCCACCGAAACGTCTATCGACGACGCGTTTCTCGAGGGATCAACGGCGCATATTGCGGAGGAGAACGTCCCGGATGCAGTTCTTGACCCAATGCTTCAGTCAGTCCGTGAGGCCTCCCTCGTTCGAGGATTCGCGCCTAAGGCCCTTATCGGCTCAGCGATGGACTTCTACGACGCTGCCGTTAGGTGA
- a CDS encoding transcriptional regulator FilR1 domain-containing protein has translation MLDGDVFDRLYELQPQETREAVEDPDVMLLRGAIPYVYGLWIVDDTAVGIVVYTEKGIQGCILNDTETAVGWGVEQLESVKDTAEPIIFRGGRNPVLHK, from the coding sequence GTGCTCGATGGGGACGTATTTGACCGGTTGTACGAACTCCAGCCTCAAGAAACGAGAGAAGCTGTCGAGGATCCAGACGTCATGCTGCTTCGTGGGGCAATCCCATACGTGTATGGACTGTGGATCGTCGATGACACGGCAGTGGGTATCGTCGTCTACACCGAAAAAGGAATTCAGGGCTGTATACTGAACGATACTGAGACCGCTGTCGGCTGGGGGGTTGAGCAGTTAGAGTCGGTGAAAGACACTGCCGAACCGATTATATTTCGGGGCGGTCGAAACCCCGTCTTACACAAGTGA
- a CDS encoding HalOD1 output domain-containing protein has protein sequence MHSPPTDSSGGPNDLVVEIIETLETCGLEDDAYQLHDYVDVDALEQLVSSSDGDITVQFTVEGIPLEVSLDGVDVIVEDESECVDE, from the coding sequence ATGCATTCTCCTCCAACGGACAGTTCGGGCGGACCGAATGACCTCGTCGTCGAAATCATCGAGACACTGGAGACATGTGGGCTCGAAGACGACGCCTATCAGCTCCACGATTACGTGGATGTCGATGCGCTCGAACAGTTGGTTTCCTCATCCGATGGGGACATCACCGTCCAGTTTACCGTCGAAGGAATTCCGCTCGAGGTCTCACTGGACGGTGTCGACGTCATCGTCGAGGACGAGTCCGAGTGCGTCGACGAATAA
- a CDS encoding PhiH1 repressor — MRFDADWMSRADDRILEHLAEEGPDTPKEMADSDRVRFSRQHINARCKTLVTYGLLVHLGNGVYDITQKGKQYLAGELDARDLEGE, encoded by the coding sequence ATGCGCTTTGACGCCGACTGGATGTCACGCGCCGATGATCGCATTCTGGAGCATCTTGCTGAAGAGGGCCCCGATACCCCGAAGGAAATGGCTGACAGTGACCGCGTCCGGTTCTCTCGACAGCACATCAACGCCCGCTGTAAAACACTCGTCACCTACGGTCTCCTCGTTCATCTCGGAAACGGTGTCTATGATATCACTCAGAAAGGGAAACAGTATCTCGCCGGCGAACTCGACGCTCGTGACCTCGAGGGCGAATGA
- a CDS encoding lipase chaperone yields the protein MSASDDPRRVHFQSPEYLVDRLDAIADLFDKDRTDLLVDAIREYIEDTADSETFQELVATKYYDDQLEFETVKQLVGAETAQRLRLLKADLEDEPLDLATPNDVDVYDGDVTTVDTAVDDDR from the coding sequence ATGAGCGCAAGCGACGATCCCCGACGGGTTCACTTCCAGTCGCCGGAGTATCTCGTCGACCGGCTCGATGCCATCGCCGATCTCTTCGACAAAGACCGGACGGACCTCCTCGTCGATGCTATCCGGGAGTACATCGAAGACACTGCCGACAGCGAGACGTTCCAGGAATTAGTTGCGACGAAGTACTATGACGACCAACTCGAGTTCGAGACGGTGAAACAACTGGTGGGCGCCGAGACCGCCCAGCGACTCCGCCTCCTCAAAGCAGATCTCGAGGACGAACCACTCGATCTCGCTACCCCCAATGACGTCGACGTCTACGATGGGGATGTGACGACGGTCGACACCGCGGTCGACGACGATCGATGA
- a CDS encoding DUF7558 family protein yields the protein MQQTLTGCAFCDAPPGTESGEAHTWGEDERVTHPICVDCAIQTELDPDERNHYACDGCGLVVDALAALTRFRVELGHLEGPLQLCERCSPGGLATYWTRDLEEHLVADC from the coding sequence ATGCAGCAGACGCTCACAGGGTGTGCGTTCTGTGACGCCCCGCCCGGTACCGAGAGTGGCGAGGCGCATACCTGGGGCGAAGACGAGCGGGTCACTCACCCCATCTGTGTCGACTGTGCGATCCAGACGGAACTGGATCCCGACGAACGCAATCACTACGCCTGCGACGGCTGTGGGCTCGTCGTCGACGCCCTCGCGGCGCTGACGCGCTTCCGCGTCGAACTCGGTCATCTCGAAGGCCCATTGCAGCTGTGCGAGCGGTGTAGCCCTGGTGGCCTCGCGACGTACTGGACGCGCGACCTCGAGGAACATCTCGTTGCCGACTGTTGA
- a CDS encoding TraM recognition domain-containing protein has product MFDRFFGRDDDQDAASNADAASDESAESDAGPMAETSPGPQSLLGETYDITEQNTDYVGSKPVITETQNEGTVAGSYIREMLESGVDTAPSPLWIGYDEDAQRGFREAPLQFESLFRHIWITGTTGYGKTTELLNMMVQWAYSGYGFVYFDPKGRDSRELLRMLPEDRLDDVVWIEPGSSEHDKTVGLNFLEVPDCETEEERENEIENRIENLKAIFDTDEYWGINMESITESMGRAMMQSDQPFSVIDMYFTLLHAERREEFALDVDDPYVREFCLEIARMDDETVRPLLKRIKSWVENSVIRRIIAHRESTIDFRDIIDNDRIVIVRTPVENTDIKKMVTLGVMRNLWSAIQQRSYERDTDPDPYFVLCDEFDDIASDNLDIESMLARARSMRLSVTLSSQYPSQFGEDTRKAMQNNCDNLIAFSVNDVDDAQLLMKRFRDYTAEDLISTDQYQAWTKLPLEGGRYSEPVLLRTFPPYPPLRSADSVDDIIEASLDRYGTDPLTDAEIMQNLIYSDANEAANPTQILDKTMAEAIRAVQIRENAREANGWVDIVAIDEELSTRLENSQAEIDYEYEDLPDVRDASRLIDVELQDGEIVARLSDDGETEVQPETGTARSAGGMSHDAVLMDTETALTERGFSVDILEQDGSEQPDATATHPDHDVVFNIEAETTTPDRPAKVLQNLKRAHDADRVPLFVVRPGDPETEWATRLENILSPPLRERADGTEQFYNCDEIVTFGGGATAHGGVTAVRPRTADTNRTVWTRDDGERVLSDGETEFARVPDEGALSKDGVPAYYSYDHETGQYTVHKPGETRVFDSKDEFKAEWTPIKRPFIPDVELPDADYSRDSYVVLLLPEDGAPTVFQQGESYTLSESPDEEDLWPDAPTSEHAQATISMDSGEETPSTESTAPSDGSVEIDPSGDGIEAFAAMYIREAEGAQVPKETLFQAYSAWTDQHDIEGTNASWFGRKLANVVEYENDRVRDGDDLVTVYTGVDLTPAGSQFLE; this is encoded by the coding sequence GTGTTTGATCGCTTCTTCGGTCGCGACGACGACCAAGACGCTGCGTCGAATGCAGACGCTGCCTCGGACGAGTCAGCAGAGAGTGACGCAGGCCCGATGGCTGAGACCAGTCCGGGCCCGCAGTCACTGCTTGGCGAAACGTACGACATCACCGAACAGAACACGGACTACGTCGGGAGCAAGCCCGTCATCACCGAGACGCAAAATGAGGGCACTGTCGCCGGCTCATACATCCGCGAGATGCTCGAATCGGGCGTCGATACAGCACCATCGCCGCTGTGGATCGGCTACGACGAGGACGCCCAACGAGGGTTCCGTGAAGCACCGCTCCAGTTTGAGTCGCTCTTCCGGCACATCTGGATCACCGGCACCACCGGCTACGGGAAAACGACGGAACTATTGAACATGATGGTCCAGTGGGCGTATTCAGGGTACGGATTCGTCTACTTCGACCCGAAGGGCCGTGACTCTCGGGAACTCCTGCGGATGCTCCCTGAAGACCGGCTCGACGATGTTGTCTGGATCGAACCCGGCTCATCCGAACACGACAAGACGGTCGGGCTGAACTTCCTCGAAGTTCCCGACTGCGAAACCGAAGAAGAGCGTGAAAACGAGATCGAGAATCGCATCGAGAACCTCAAAGCGATCTTCGATACGGACGAGTACTGGGGGATCAACATGGAGTCGATCACCGAGTCGATGGGCCGGGCAATGATGCAGTCCGACCAGCCGTTCTCGGTGATCGATATGTACTTCACGCTGTTGCACGCTGAGCGCCGCGAAGAGTTCGCCCTCGACGTCGACGATCCCTACGTTAGGGAGTTCTGTCTCGAAATCGCGCGGATGGACGACGAAACCGTCCGGCCGCTGCTCAAACGCATCAAGTCGTGGGTCGAAAACTCGGTCATCCGGCGGATCATTGCCCACCGCGAGAGTACCATCGACTTCCGTGATATCATCGACAACGACCGGATCGTCATCGTCCGTACGCCCGTCGAGAACACGGACATCAAGAAGATGGTCACACTCGGCGTGATGCGAAACCTCTGGAGCGCCATCCAACAACGGTCGTACGAACGCGATACCGATCCAGATCCGTACTTCGTGCTCTGTGACGAGTTCGACGACATCGCGAGCGACAACCTCGACATCGAGTCGATGCTCGCTCGTGCCCGGTCGATGCGCCTCTCCGTGACGTTGTCGTCGCAGTATCCCTCACAGTTCGGTGAGGACACGCGCAAGGCGATGCAGAACAACTGCGACAACCTCATCGCCTTCTCCGTGAACGACGTCGACGACGCCCAGCTCTTGATGAAGCGCTTTCGCGACTACACGGCCGAAGACCTCATCTCGACCGACCAGTACCAGGCCTGGACGAAACTCCCACTGGAGGGTGGTCGGTACTCCGAGCCAGTGCTCCTCCGAACGTTCCCGCCGTATCCACCACTGCGGTCGGCCGATTCGGTCGACGACATCATCGAGGCGAGTTTAGACCGGTATGGAACCGACCCGCTTACCGACGCGGAGATCATGCAGAACCTCATCTACAGCGACGCCAACGAGGCAGCGAATCCGACACAGATTCTGGACAAGACGATGGCCGAGGCGATTCGTGCCGTTCAAATCCGAGAGAACGCCCGCGAGGCAAACGGCTGGGTGGACATCGTCGCCATCGACGAGGAACTCTCGACACGCCTCGAGAATAGTCAGGCTGAGATCGACTACGAGTACGAGGACTTACCGGACGTGCGTGACGCGTCGCGGTTAATCGATGTCGAGTTACAGGACGGCGAGATTGTGGCGCGGCTCTCCGACGACGGGGAAACGGAGGTGCAGCCCGAAACGGGGACTGCTAGATCGGCAGGAGGAATGAGCCACGATGCTGTACTCATGGATACTGAGACGGCGCTCACCGAGCGTGGGTTCAGTGTTGATATTCTCGAACAGGACGGGAGCGAGCAACCCGACGCCACCGCGACGCACCCAGACCACGACGTGGTGTTCAACATCGAGGCCGAGACGACGACGCCTGACCGACCCGCGAAAGTCTTGCAGAACCTCAAACGAGCGCACGACGCAGATCGCGTCCCGCTCTTCGTCGTCCGCCCTGGCGATCCTGAGACCGAGTGGGCGACGCGACTCGAGAATATTCTCTCGCCGCCGCTGCGAGAGCGGGCGGACGGCACCGAGCAGTTCTACAACTGCGATGAGATCGTGACCTTCGGCGGTGGGGCGACCGCCCACGGTGGGGTAACCGCCGTTCGGCCCCGGACGGCCGACACAAATCGGACAGTCTGGACGCGCGACGATGGTGAGCGTGTGCTGTCAGACGGCGAGACGGAATTCGCCCGCGTTCCAGATGAGGGGGCGCTCTCGAAAGACGGCGTCCCGGCCTACTACAGTTACGACCACGAAACCGGGCAGTACACCGTCCATAAACCCGGAGAGACCCGCGTCTTTGACTCGAAAGACGAGTTCAAGGCCGAGTGGACGCCGATCAAGCGACCGTTCATTCCCGATGTCGAACTCCCAGATGCGGACTATTCGCGTGACAGCTACGTCGTGTTGCTGCTTCCGGAGGACGGTGCTCCTACGGTATTCCAACAGGGAGAATCGTATACACTCTCCGAGAGCCCAGACGAGGAGGACTTGTGGCCGGACGCCCCCACCAGTGAGCACGCACAGGCCACAATATCGATGGATTCCGGTGAGGAGACTCCATCGACGGAGTCTACCGCACCTTCAGATGGGTCGGTGGAGATCGATCCGAGTGGTGACGGCATCGAGGCGTTCGCAGCGATGTACATCAGAGAAGCTGAGGGAGCCCAGGTGCCAAAGGAAACGCTGTTTCAGGCGTACTCGGCCTGGACTGACCAGCACGATATTGAGGGGACAAATGCGAGTTGGTTCGGTCGAAAGCTCGCGAACGTCGTCGAGTATGAGAATGATCGGGTCAGAGACGGCGACGATCTGGTGACTGTCTACACCGGTGTCGACCTGACGCCAGCGGGATCACAGTTCCTTGAATAA
- a CDS encoding VirB4 family type IV secretion system protein, with product MSTNTDDQEYSARRIHQSLGGTTAFFQGYTIGEIMLFVGVAFVTLIGAALVPATFTIPVLGFGLMLGLVLGVLHKVKPSYLWLTEWLAARLGWAVKNKEYTHGEDNSEVRYLTRVGQVFPHAIERSDGALVGAMKVEPANMALEDDDAWAKAVDSLSEFVNATIDFPVKFYITSREVDQDDVVRDHQRRLGDADVRSRPVLKRLLDEYITTNTDQNGDIDSEATTIREYYIITAVRDADVEQLNETGDSVLAYLADIPVLGRVFGRFQSDGLSDAERDRLKEDKLESRLGQLRRGGSSLYRCSMSPVDAYDLTRVTKEYWTGHTEEYGEITDAIGTFPVVAHGISDDVPTTPDPDDVVDAMDDSGEETGSDDTADVSAADRLDDTSTLHQSVIAPSTVDWEATHAVINDDTYVRTFWIEQFPEEPADGIFERLLLETDLNTDISIHLDPFDSQSAEDMMADWISDLKVNQHDSNSLKAEDLQKDIDRGKFMRSLVRANKASFYRGGVFIRLSAESKQELDTQTTRLRSIVKDAPANCTLKVANRWQEKGLATVSPLGANELGRDRMSTLTNQAVGAMFPFSSNYMMMDEGVEYGYHGHNGSPVQINPWDLETGHSELVVGMPGAGKTFGDIMRHLRMMKRQQDTMLVMIDPVGGFKGIADALNAKTISVGGDTQLNPLEIRETPQEVLDADDGISPLSAKKDEVYAVLENFLTARDIDLGTETGVLSYVIDETYRQAGVVEDDVTTHTPENSPTMTDIHRILADIAENPDEHNIAASESARERAAAYADELAIAFQPFREGGSYDNLAERSEVDILEGDNKVVYIDLGQIEGSASGIDRQTFLMQLLLSTVYQQAKKTDRNVELAIDEAHYLFEDQANLDFLETAFRHQRHAGLRMVLLSQTAQEFYETDQAEKILGMCPIKVFHKLPDLDDETADKIGLTREQRQYVRGADAGKEDLGYSQALVRVEEHGTYPLHIVADPFEKRVIDYEPADQEFIQQAISEQSEELVDFDAFVENEAQMNALTSRYDLCEQEATRLLDGELSEAEIVDAVVANAQRNGTAESSALADSGEDARQSDDEVSDDA from the coding sequence ATGAGTACAAACACTGACGACCAGGAGTACAGCGCCCGACGCATCCATCAGTCACTCGGCGGCACGACCGCCTTCTTCCAGGGGTACACGATTGGCGAGATCATGCTGTTCGTCGGCGTGGCGTTCGTCACGCTCATCGGCGCAGCACTGGTTCCAGCCACCTTCACGATTCCTGTCCTCGGGTTCGGCCTCATGCTCGGGCTCGTCCTCGGCGTCCTCCACAAGGTCAAACCGTCCTACCTATGGCTTACCGAGTGGTTGGCTGCACGGCTCGGCTGGGCAGTCAAGAACAAGGAGTACACCCACGGCGAAGACAACAGCGAGGTCCGCTACCTAACCCGTGTTGGTCAGGTCTTCCCGCACGCCATCGAGCGGTCAGACGGCGCGCTTGTTGGGGCGATGAAAGTCGAGCCAGCGAACATGGCCCTCGAAGACGACGACGCGTGGGCGAAAGCCGTGGATTCACTCTCCGAGTTCGTCAACGCGACCATCGATTTCCCGGTGAAGTTCTACATCACCAGCCGCGAGGTCGACCAGGACGACGTTGTCCGCGACCACCAGCGGCGTCTCGGCGACGCCGACGTCAGATCACGGCCCGTCCTCAAGCGCCTGCTCGACGAGTACATTACGACCAACACGGATCAGAACGGCGACATCGACTCCGAGGCTACGACCATCCGCGAATACTACATCATCACCGCCGTTCGTGACGCTGACGTCGAGCAACTCAACGAAACCGGCGATAGCGTCCTGGCCTACCTCGCCGACATCCCTGTCCTGGGTCGTGTGTTTGGGCGGTTCCAATCAGACGGCCTCTCGGACGCCGAACGCGACCGCCTCAAAGAAGACAAGCTGGAATCACGGCTGGGACAGCTCCGCCGCGGTGGGTCGTCGCTCTATCGCTGCTCGATGAGCCCAGTCGACGCTTACGACCTCACCCGCGTGACGAAGGAATACTGGACGGGACACACCGAAGAGTACGGCGAGATCACTGACGCAATCGGCACGTTCCCGGTCGTCGCCCACGGCATCAGCGACGACGTACCGACAACCCCCGACCCGGACGACGTCGTCGACGCGATGGACGACAGCGGTGAAGAGACAGGTTCAGACGACACGGCCGATGTGTCCGCTGCAGATCGGCTCGACGATACGTCGACGCTCCACCAGTCGGTGATCGCACCGTCGACGGTCGATTGGGAGGCGACCCATGCCGTCATCAACGACGACACGTACGTCCGGACGTTCTGGATCGAGCAGTTCCCCGAAGAGCCAGCTGACGGGATATTCGAGCGCCTCCTGCTAGAGACCGACCTAAACACGGACATCAGCATCCATCTCGACCCCTTCGACAGTCAATCGGCCGAAGACATGATGGCCGACTGGATTTCGGATCTGAAGGTCAATCAGCACGACTCGAACAGCCTGAAAGCCGAGGACCTCCAGAAAGATATCGACCGTGGGAAGTTCATGCGGTCGCTCGTCCGCGCGAACAAGGCGTCGTTCTACCGTGGCGGCGTCTTCATCCGCCTCTCTGCCGAGAGCAAGCAGGAACTCGATACCCAGACGACGCGTCTCCGCTCCATCGTCAAGGACGCCCCAGCGAACTGCACACTGAAGGTCGCAAATCGCTGGCAGGAGAAGGGGTTGGCGACTGTCTCACCGCTCGGCGCGAACGAACTCGGTCGCGACCGAATGTCGACGCTGACGAATCAAGCGGTGGGTGCGATGTTCCCCTTCAGTTCGAACTACATGATGATGGACGAGGGCGTCGAATACGGCTACCATGGCCACAACGGCTCACCCGTCCAGATCAACCCGTGGGACCTCGAAACCGGCCACAGCGAACTCGTCGTCGGGATGCCCGGCGCCGGGAAGACGTTCGGCGACATCATGCGCCACCTCCGGATGATGAAACGCCAGCAGGACACGATGCTCGTGATGATCGATCCGGTCGGCGGATTCAAAGGCATCGCCGACGCGCTGAACGCGAAGACGATCTCCGTGGGTGGCGACACACAGCTGAATCCGCTGGAGATCCGTGAAACGCCGCAGGAAGTCCTCGACGCCGATGATGGCATCTCGCCGCTGTCGGCGAAGAAAGACGAAGTGTACGCCGTTCTGGAGAATTTCCTGACCGCTCGCGACATCGACCTCGGGACCGAAACGGGCGTTCTTTCCTACGTTATCGACGAGACGTACCGCCAGGCAGGCGTCGTCGAGGACGACGTCACGACGCACACCCCAGAAAACTCGCCGACGATGACCGACATCCATCGGATTCTCGCCGATATCGCGGAGAACCCCGACGAGCACAACATCGCCGCGTCCGAATCCGCTCGCGAACGCGCCGCAGCGTACGCCGATGAACTCGCAATTGCGTTCCAGCCGTTCCGTGAGGGTGGGTCGTACGACAACCTCGCGGAGCGCTCGGAGGTCGACATCCTCGAGGGCGATAACAAAGTCGTCTACATCGACCTCGGACAGATCGAAGGCAGTGCGTCAGGGATCGACCGCCAGACGTTCCTGATGCAACTGCTCCTCTCGACGGTCTACCAGCAGGCGAAGAAGACCGACCGGAACGTCGAACTCGCCATCGACGAGGCGCACTATCTCTTCGAGGACCAGGCGAATCTCGATTTCCTCGAAACGGCGTTTCGCCACCAGCGCCACGCTGGCCTCCGGATGGTCTTGCTCTCCCAGACGGCCCAAGAGTTCTACGAGACCGACCAGGCTGAGAAGATTCTCGGGATGTGCCCGATCAAGGTCTTCCACAAACTGCCGGACCTGGACGACGAGACGGCCGACAAGATCGGACTGACGCGCGAGCAGCGACAGTACGTCCGTGGTGCCGACGCTGGGAAGGAGGACCTCGGCTACAGTCAGGCACTCGTCCGTGTCGAAGAACACGGGACCTACCCACTGCACATCGTTGCGGATCCGTTCGAGAAGCGCGTCATTGACTACGAACCAGCAGATCAGGAGTTCATCCAGCAGGCCATCAGCGAGCAGTCTGAGGAATTGGTCGACTTCGACGCGTTCGTGGAGAACGAAGCGCAGATGAACGCGCTGACCAGCCGCTACGACCTCTGCGAGCAAGAAGCCACGCGACTGCTTGACGGAGAACTCTCCGAGGCGGAGATCGTCGACGCAGTTGTTGCGAACGCACAGCGAAACGGCACGGCGGAGTCGTCTGCGCTCGCTGACAGCGGCGAGGACGCACGCCAGTCCGACGACGAGGTGAGCGACGATGCTTGA
- a CDS encoding pilin produces the protein MNDPPSDSASDAPATEPTATDSQPSEFLFSRRLKATLTRAPPRVISLSMGIAFLVVAVGPAAAQNQVGDVYCNTGVATGIDLVFGAIAGLGLPATAFYIGTAGLSYMRAGGNPEKKNDAKEKLVMSGIGFGIVVLALVSPELIDKVGSQMGFGFSDCVKPF, from the coding sequence ATGAACGATCCACCTTCCGATTCGGCGAGCGATGCACCGGCAACTGAACCGACCGCCACTGACAGCCAGCCCTCCGAATTCCTGTTCAGCCGTCGTCTCAAAGCGACGCTCACTCGTGCACCCCCACGAGTGATCTCGCTTTCGATGGGGATTGCGTTCCTCGTGGTAGCTGTCGGCCCGGCCGCGGCACAGAACCAGGTCGGCGATGTCTACTGCAACACAGGCGTCGCGACCGGCATCGACCTGGTGTTCGGCGCGATTGCTGGCCTCGGGCTTCCTGCAACTGCCTTTTACATCGGGACGGCTGGCCTCTCGTACATGCGGGCTGGCGGCAATCCCGAGAAGAAGAACGATGCCAAGGAGAAACTCGTTATGTCCGGCATCGGCTTCGGCATCGTCGTCCTTGCACTCGTCTCACCCGAACTCATCGATAAGGTCGGCAGCCAGATGGGATTCGGCTTCTCAGACTGTGTCAAACCATTTTAG